Proteins encoded together in one Carya illinoinensis cultivar Pawnee chromosome 3, C.illinoinensisPawnee_v1, whole genome shotgun sequence window:
- the LOC122302238 gene encoding BRO1 domain-containing protein BROX homolog isoform X1 — MGCTSSMYAVGRKKKKLIVPEVVVFVPSMPIPVQSDLQRPLRGLIPKDLADRLSCIRNQIVLVAEDTGGSAITELRRALEEYLSILIGLVKKEYGLEGLIEFKWKNLVDGRHEMCASNSWYELLSVIRLMAMLTLSEADSILIPKDLSGSGIRVVSSDCKRDAVDLLLKAAGYLEFCVRDVLVRIPPDIRKRFPKDLHDGVLEAISIQALGQGTEIQLGLAVECQKATLSVKRRLACEQLSYFSQAYQCLSGCDMDADNGYGKKHLWFIKWKFLGAKQAAAYYYHGLILDKGNEPSGHVTAVCCFLAAEQLLSESKKACLNFCLAAPVTRAPPLWGAMKHLHQKIPEVASRKSQMYGYLLEQENALQVLPDLPDFQLSLRPDDYQLPQIDPAWDGEKWEVQGQPLKDHLKDSEDEIETE; from the exons ATGGGGTGCACTTCCTCTATGTACGCAGttggaaggaagaagaagaagttgattGTCCCCGAAGTCGTGGTATTCGTCCCTTCAATGCCAATACCTGTACAATCTGATCTTCAAAGGCCGCTAAGAGGGTTAATTCCAAAAGATCTTGCCGATAGATTGTCTTGCATTCGGAATCAGATTGTTTTGGTGGCAGAAGATACTG GTGGATCTGCAATAACTGAACTACGGCGAGCACTTGAGGAATACTTGTCTATTTTGATTGGACTCGTTAAGAAAG AATATGGTCTCGAGGGACTCATCgaattcaaatggaagaatttagTAGATGGGCGACAT GAAATGTGTGCATCAAACTCCTGGTATGAATTGCTATCTGTCATTCGCCTAATGGCTATGCTGACTTTGTCAGAGGCCGACTCCATATTGATTCCCAAGGACCTTTCTGGTTCTGGTATAAGGGTCGTATCTTCAG ATTGCAAGAGGGATGCTGTTGATTTGTTACTCAAGGCGGCAGGATACTTGGAATTTTGTGTCCGGGATGTCCTGGTTCGCATACCCCCAGATATCAG GAAAAGGTTCCCGAAAGACTTGCACGATGGTGTACTGGAGGCTATTTCCATTCAAGCACTAGGCCAG GGAACCGAAATTCAGCTCGGTTTAGCTGTTGAATGCCAAAAGGCCACTTTATCAGTCAAGAGGAGGTTGGCATGTGAACAGCTGAGCTATTTTAGCCAG GCTTACCAATGCTTGTCAGGATGTGATATGGATGCCGATAATGGATATGGAAAGAAGCATCTCTGGTTCATCAAATGGAAATTCCTCGGGGCAAAG CAGGCTGCAGCTTACTACTACCATGGTCTGATCCTTGACAAGGGTAATGAACCATCAGGCCATGTTACTGCTGTATGTTGTTTTCTTGCTGCAGAACAGCTTCTGTCAGAGAGCAAGAAAGCTTGCTTGAACTTTTGCCTTGCAGCTCCGGTGACCAG GGCTCCTCCACTCTGGGGGGCTATGAAGCATTTACATCAAAAAATTCCTGAAGTTGCATCAAGGAAGTCCCAGATGTATGGCTACCTCTTAGAACAAGAGAA CGCTCTCCAAGTATTGCCTGACCTACCAGATTTCCAGTTGTCGTTAAGACCAGATGACTATCAATTACCTCAAATCGATCCAGCTTGGGATGGTGAAAAATGGGAAGTTCAAGGACAGCCTCTAAAGGACCACTTAAAGGATAGTGAAGATGAGATTGAAACTGAATGA
- the LOC122302238 gene encoding BRO1 domain-containing protein BROX homolog isoform X3, with amino-acid sequence MGCTSSMYAVGRKKKKLIVPEVVVFVPSMPIPVQSDLQRPLRGLIPKDLADRLSCIRNQIVLVAEDTGGSAITELRRALEEYLSILIGLVKKEYGLEGLIEFKWKNLVDGRHEMCASNSWYELLSVIRLMAMLTLSEADSILIPKDLSGSGIRVVSSDCKRDAVDLLLKAAGYLEFCVRDVLVRIPPDIRKRFPKDLHDGVLEAISIQALGQGTEIQLGLAVECQKATLSVKRRLACEQLSYFSQAYQCLSGCDMDADNGYGKKHLWFIKWKFLGAKGNEPSGHVTAVCCFLAAEQLLSESKKACLNFCLAAPVTRAPPLWGAMKHLHQKIPEVASRKSQMYGYLLEQENALQVLPDLPDFQLSLRPDDYQLPQIDPAWDGEKWEVQGQPLKDHLKDSEDEIETE; translated from the exons ATGGGGTGCACTTCCTCTATGTACGCAGttggaaggaagaagaagaagttgattGTCCCCGAAGTCGTGGTATTCGTCCCTTCAATGCCAATACCTGTACAATCTGATCTTCAAAGGCCGCTAAGAGGGTTAATTCCAAAAGATCTTGCCGATAGATTGTCTTGCATTCGGAATCAGATTGTTTTGGTGGCAGAAGATACTG GTGGATCTGCAATAACTGAACTACGGCGAGCACTTGAGGAATACTTGTCTATTTTGATTGGACTCGTTAAGAAAG AATATGGTCTCGAGGGACTCATCgaattcaaatggaagaatttagTAGATGGGCGACAT GAAATGTGTGCATCAAACTCCTGGTATGAATTGCTATCTGTCATTCGCCTAATGGCTATGCTGACTTTGTCAGAGGCCGACTCCATATTGATTCCCAAGGACCTTTCTGGTTCTGGTATAAGGGTCGTATCTTCAG ATTGCAAGAGGGATGCTGTTGATTTGTTACTCAAGGCGGCAGGATACTTGGAATTTTGTGTCCGGGATGTCCTGGTTCGCATACCCCCAGATATCAG GAAAAGGTTCCCGAAAGACTTGCACGATGGTGTACTGGAGGCTATTTCCATTCAAGCACTAGGCCAG GGAACCGAAATTCAGCTCGGTTTAGCTGTTGAATGCCAAAAGGCCACTTTATCAGTCAAGAGGAGGTTGGCATGTGAACAGCTGAGCTATTTTAGCCAG GCTTACCAATGCTTGTCAGGATGTGATATGGATGCCGATAATGGATATGGAAAGAAGCATCTCTGGTTCATCAAATGGAAATTCCTCGGGGCAAAG GGTAATGAACCATCAGGCCATGTTACTGCTGTATGTTGTTTTCTTGCTGCAGAACAGCTTCTGTCAGAGAGCAAGAAAGCTTGCTTGAACTTTTGCCTTGCAGCTCCGGTGACCAG GGCTCCTCCACTCTGGGGGGCTATGAAGCATTTACATCAAAAAATTCCTGAAGTTGCATCAAGGAAGTCCCAGATGTATGGCTACCTCTTAGAACAAGAGAA CGCTCTCCAAGTATTGCCTGACCTACCAGATTTCCAGTTGTCGTTAAGACCAGATGACTATCAATTACCTCAAATCGATCCAGCTTGGGATGGTGAAAAATGGGAAGTTCAAGGACAGCCTCTAAAGGACCACTTAAAGGATAGTGAAGATGAGATTGAAACTGAATGA
- the LOC122302238 gene encoding BRO1 domain-containing protein BROX homolog isoform X2 — protein MGCTSSMYAVGRKKKKLIVPEVVVFVPSMPIPVQSDLQRPLRGLIPKDLADRLSCIRNQIVLVAEDTGGSAITELRRALEEYLSILIGLVKKEYGLEGLIEFKWKNLVDGRHEMCASNSWYELLSVIRLMAMLTLSEADSILIPKDLSGSGIRVVSSDCKRDAVDLLLKAAGYLEFCVRDVLVRIPPDIRKRFPKDLHDGVLEAISIQALGQGTEIQLGLAVECQKATLSVKRRLACEQLSYFSQAYQCLSGCDMDADNGYGKKHLWFIKWKFLGAKAAAYYYHGLILDKGNEPSGHVTAVCCFLAAEQLLSESKKACLNFCLAAPVTRAPPLWGAMKHLHQKIPEVASRKSQMYGYLLEQENALQVLPDLPDFQLSLRPDDYQLPQIDPAWDGEKWEVQGQPLKDHLKDSEDEIETE, from the exons ATGGGGTGCACTTCCTCTATGTACGCAGttggaaggaagaagaagaagttgattGTCCCCGAAGTCGTGGTATTCGTCCCTTCAATGCCAATACCTGTACAATCTGATCTTCAAAGGCCGCTAAGAGGGTTAATTCCAAAAGATCTTGCCGATAGATTGTCTTGCATTCGGAATCAGATTGTTTTGGTGGCAGAAGATACTG GTGGATCTGCAATAACTGAACTACGGCGAGCACTTGAGGAATACTTGTCTATTTTGATTGGACTCGTTAAGAAAG AATATGGTCTCGAGGGACTCATCgaattcaaatggaagaatttagTAGATGGGCGACAT GAAATGTGTGCATCAAACTCCTGGTATGAATTGCTATCTGTCATTCGCCTAATGGCTATGCTGACTTTGTCAGAGGCCGACTCCATATTGATTCCCAAGGACCTTTCTGGTTCTGGTATAAGGGTCGTATCTTCAG ATTGCAAGAGGGATGCTGTTGATTTGTTACTCAAGGCGGCAGGATACTTGGAATTTTGTGTCCGGGATGTCCTGGTTCGCATACCCCCAGATATCAG GAAAAGGTTCCCGAAAGACTTGCACGATGGTGTACTGGAGGCTATTTCCATTCAAGCACTAGGCCAG GGAACCGAAATTCAGCTCGGTTTAGCTGTTGAATGCCAAAAGGCCACTTTATCAGTCAAGAGGAGGTTGGCATGTGAACAGCTGAGCTATTTTAGCCAG GCTTACCAATGCTTGTCAGGATGTGATATGGATGCCGATAATGGATATGGAAAGAAGCATCTCTGGTTCATCAAATGGAAATTCCTCGGGGCAAAG GCTGCAGCTTACTACTACCATGGTCTGATCCTTGACAAGGGTAATGAACCATCAGGCCATGTTACTGCTGTATGTTGTTTTCTTGCTGCAGAACAGCTTCTGTCAGAGAGCAAGAAAGCTTGCTTGAACTTTTGCCTTGCAGCTCCGGTGACCAG GGCTCCTCCACTCTGGGGGGCTATGAAGCATTTACATCAAAAAATTCCTGAAGTTGCATCAAGGAAGTCCCAGATGTATGGCTACCTCTTAGAACAAGAGAA CGCTCTCCAAGTATTGCCTGACCTACCAGATTTCCAGTTGTCGTTAAGACCAGATGACTATCAATTACCTCAAATCGATCCAGCTTGGGATGGTGAAAAATGGGAAGTTCAAGGACAGCCTCTAAAGGACCACTTAAAGGATAGTGAAGATGAGATTGAAACTGAATGA